The genomic DNA GTCTTCGCCGAGCAGTTCACAACTCGTGACGATCGCCGTCAGCGGCGTGCGCAACTCGTGGCTCAGATTGGCGGTGAACTCCTTCTCGCGCTGCAACAGTCGCCTCATGCGCTGGTCGTATTCATCGAACGATTGCGCCACGCTCACAACTTCTTCGTCGTGGTAATTCGAGGCCAGCGGCGGATATTGGATACCGGGCGTGCGGCCCGCGACGCGCTGCGCGAGATCGGCGACTTGCCTGACCAGCAGCCCGGACAACCAGAAGCCGAGCCCCACGGTAACTGCCGCCATGCTCGCCATGCCGAGCAGCAGGAATGTACGGAAGTTGGCAATGCGCTGTTCGTGGCGAGACGCGTCGTACAACAGATAAAACTCGGCGTCGTCCTGTTTGCGGACTTCGACATGAAATTCCTTGCCGTCGACGAAGATTTCCTGATGGCCGATTGCGAGGTTTTGCAAGTATGCCGGTAGAGTGCCGCGCTCGTTGGCAGAGACGATATATCCGGACAGGTCGGAATCATGACTCCGCGATATCCGCGGATCCTGCCGGTAGCGCGCGATCAGTTCGCTCATCTCGTCGGCCAGGATCGCGTTGATGAATTCCTCTTCCTTATCGTAGGTCACCAGAAAGATCGCAATGGTTTGCGCCGTGGTCAGCAGCATGCTGAACAGCGCGAAACTCAGCGCCACGCGTAGACGCAAACCGGGTCGAAAGCGCAGACCTGGCAACAGTCGCAAACCGGAGCGCAGGCGGGAGCCGGCCTTAGTGCGCATTATGTGCGACGAGGCGGTAGCCGATGCCGTGCACGGATTCGATCGGATCAAAGCCGCCCGCCCGCGCGAGCGCACGGCGCAGCGTGTGCATGTGGCTGCGCAGGGTATCGCTGGTCGCTTGCTCTTCGCCCCAGATCGCGAGTTCGAGTTCGGCGCGGGAGAAAACGTGATGCGGCCGCGCCATCATGCATTCGAGCAAGCGCATCGATTTCGGCGGCAGCCTGACGGGCTCTCCGGCAAATACGATTTTCAACCTGTCGGTATCGAATACCAGTTCGCCGACGCGAAGTTCGGGGTCAGCCACCTTACCACTGCGCCTCTTGTGCAGCGCCAGCAACCTGGCTTCGACTTCGCGCAATGCAAACGGCTTGACCAGGTAATCGTCGGCGCCCTGCGCAAAACCATCGAGCTTGTCGGCCAGCGTATCGCGCGCGGTCAGCATCAGTACCGGCGTATCGCGGCCGGCGTCTTCGCGCAGGCGCCGGCACAGCGTCAGACCATCGATGACCGGCAGATTGAGATCGAGCAGGAGGGCGTCGAAATCCGCAGTGACGGCGAGGTGCAGGCCGGTGACGCCATCGGCGGCCGCATCGACGACATGGCCGCGGCTTTCCAGATAATCGTAGAGGTTGGCGGCGATGTCGCGGTCGTCTTCGACAATCAGGATGCGCATCGCGCTGTTTGAAGTGCGCTACAACTGATCGTTGAGTATCTGCCAACGGCCTTCGATCAGCCCCTGGATCGGCTGAAAGTTGATCTTGTACGCCATCTTCGGACTGTGCGCGATCCAGTAGCCGAGATACAGATACGGCAGACCGAGTTTCCGGCACAGTTCGATTTGCCAGAGGATGTTGTAGGTGCCGAAGCTCGCGCGCGGGGTATCGGGATCGAAAAACGTGTAGACCGATGACAAGCCATCCTGCAGACGATCGACGATGCTGACCATGCGCAAATGCCGCTCTGCCGGATCGCGGAATTCGACCAGGCTC from Burkholderiales bacterium includes the following:
- a CDS encoding sensor histidine kinase; translation: MRTKAGSRLRSGLRLLPGLRFRPGLRLRVALSFALFSMLLTTAQTIAIFLVTYDKEEEFINAILADEMSELIARYRQDPRISRSHDSDLSGYIVSANERGTLPAYLQNLAIGHQEIFVDGKEFHVEVRKQDDAEFYLLYDASRHEQRIANFRTFLLLGMASMAAVTVGLGFWLSGLLVRQVADLAQRVAGRTPGIQYPPLASNYHDEEVVSVAQSFDEYDQRMRRLLQREKEFTANLSHELRTPLTAIVTSCELLGEDPTLSAKTRQRLEAIAGAGARIEQTMSALLLLARETQAGDDEAVDVREAIDEALAPFRDQLAAKDIEIELIIPNNSVLHVYRPALQLALTNLIKNAAKYTDRGAIKFRYDDGTLAISDTGRGIAASDLPHIFKRHYRGQDEYLGGSGLGLAIVRRIAERFSWDVSAESLPPRGSTFALRFPAKSRSA
- a CDS encoding response regulator transcription factor, whose product is MRILIVEDDRDIAANLYDYLESRGHVVDAAADGVTGLHLAVTADFDALLLDLNLPVIDGLTLCRRLREDAGRDTPVLMLTARDTLADKLDGFAQGADDYLVKPFALREVEARLLALHKRRSGKVADPELRVGELVFDTDRLKIVFAGEPVRLPPKSMRLLECMMARPHHVFSRAELELAIWGEEQATSDTLRSHMHTLRRALARAGGFDPIESVHGIGYRLVAHNAH